Proteins encoded within one genomic window of Corvus moneduloides isolate bCorMon1 chromosome 20, bCorMon1.pri, whole genome shotgun sequence:
- the CRK gene encoding adapter molecule crk isoform X2, producing MAGQFDSEDRASWYWGRLSRAEAVSLLQGQRHGTFLVRDSGTIPGDFVLSVSESSRVSHYIVNSLGPAGARRAGGEGPGAPGSNPTRFRIGDQEFDSLPSLLEFYKIHYLDTTTLIEPVSRSRQNSGVILRQEEAEYVRALFDFNGNDEEDLPFKKGDILRIRDKPEEQWWNAEDSAGKRGMIPVPYVEKYRPSSASVPTLIGGR from the exons ATGGCCGGGCAGTTCGACTCCGAGGACCGGGCGAGCTGGTACTGGGGGCGGCTGAGCCGCGCCGAGGCCGTGTcgctgctgcaggggcagcgCCACGGTACCTTCCTGGTGCGCGACTCGGGCACCATCCCCGGCGACTTCGTGCTGTCGGTGTCCGAGAGCTCCCGCGTCTCGCACTACATCGTCAACAGCCTGGGGCCGGCGGGAGCCCGGCGGGCCGGCGGCGAGGGCCCCGGGGCCCCGG GGTCGAATCCCACCAGATTTCGAATAGGTGACCAAGAGTTTGATTCTTTGCCATCTTTACTGGAATTCTACAAAATACACTATTTGGACACTACAACCTTGATAGAACCCGTTTCCCGCTCGAGGCAGAATAGCGGGGTTATCctcaggcaggaggaggcagagtaTGTGCGAGCTCTCTTTGACTTTAATGGCAATGATGAGGAAGACCTTCCCTTTAAGAAAGGAGACATACTGAGAATCCGGGATAAACCTGAAGAGCAGTGGTGGAACGCAGAAGACAGCGCAGGGAAGAGGGGAATGATTCCCGTTCCTTACGTCGAGAAGTATAGACCTTCCTCTGCTTCAGTCCCTACTCTGATTGGAG